From Chroogloeocystis siderophila 5.2 s.c.1, one genomic window encodes:
- a CDS encoding universal stress protein, with the protein MNIKPMLARLQSAMGTNAIERMMLLPPASHRQNAITTSVNLVVGYNSSPNSQTALDLTLWIAHQTRLATQKQVTVRVVYVAEEHAQRHHCPTSPAFDISRFYNEKPLQQSAQIAFQPVASSSPWKIAIQPRITSPDLFEQADLILWQAKSLAAEWRGSLVTHLRFGDVAQELRAVVESEDAALLFLGCNSANHPIVQQLGNDFPCAVLGMDFATGKTLACVH; encoded by the coding sequence ATGAATATCAAGCCAATGCTCGCGCGTCTACAAAGCGCAATGGGTACGAATGCCATAGAAAGAATGATGTTGCTACCACCAGCATCGCATCGTCAAAATGCGATCACCACATCTGTTAACCTTGTTGTTGGTTATAACAGTTCTCCTAACAGTCAGACAGCTTTAGATTTGACACTATGGATTGCCCATCAAACTCGCTTAGCGACTCAAAAGCAAGTGACTGTTCGTGTAGTCTATGTTGCCGAAGAACACGCTCAGCGGCATCATTGTCCAACTTCTCCTGCCTTTGATATCAGCAGATTTTACAACGAGAAGCCTTTGCAGCAATCAGCCCAAATAGCATTTCAACCGGTAGCAAGTTCATCTCCTTGGAAAATAGCAATACAGCCGCGCATTACATCTCCCGATTTATTTGAACAAGCTGACCTGATTTTATGGCAAGCAAAAAGCCTTGCAGCAGAATGGCGAGGTTCGCTTGTGACTCATCTGCGATTTGGTGACGTCGCTCAAGAACTTAGAGCCGTTGTGGAGTCAGAAGATGCAGCTTTACTATTTTTAGGCTGCAACTCAGCAAATCACCCTATTGTTCAGCAACTTGGTAATGATTTTCCGTGCGCTGTTCTAGGTATGGACTTTGCCACAGGAAAGACACTTGCTTGCGTTCACTAA